The genomic interval CTGTAATAATAATATTAAACGTCTTCATTGTGCCACCTCTATAGCTTTAAACGGGCAAACATAAGGTTCAGCACATACACCACAACCATCGCATATATTGGAATCTATTTTAATATTTCCACCTTCTATCGATATGGCAGGGCATGCAAAATTTTCCACGCAATTCATGCATTTGCCGCATTTGTCCTGGTTAACAGTATATGTGATAACTCTGTGAGTTTTCTGCATTGCTTTGTCCCTAAGGATTGCACACTCCCTGCGTGCCACAATCACAGAAAGCGTATTTTCTCTCAATGCCTTTGTTACTGCCTTTAATGTTTCCTTTATATCATAGGGGTCAACTATCTGGACATCAGCAACGCCTATGCTTCTGGCAATATTTTCAATGGATACTGGTGGCAATTCATCACCTGGCGGGCTGAAATTTTCCCCGGCATTAGGTTGCTGGCCTGTCATTGCAGTAGTTCCATTATCAAGTACCATCACAAGCATATTAAGCTTATTGTGTACAGCGTTTATCAATGGCGGTATTCCTGAATGGAAAAATGTTGAATCCCCTATAAATGCAATAACTTTCTGTTTAGTAGACATTGCAAACCCGTTAGCCATTCCTATGGAGGAACCCATGGAGATCATTGTATCAGCTTCTTCATAGGGGTCATAGAGCCCGAGTGAGTAACATCCTATATCTGACGCATATATTGTATCAGTTTTGTTCATCATCTTAACTGCCCTCTTGACGGCATAATATGTTGCCCTGTGTGGGCATCCAGGGCAGAGCACGGGTGGCCTTGCAGGGAGCACCAGTTTATTCTCAGGCACATCCTGCACAGCAAAACCCATAATCCTGGAAAGTGAATGCGCCACTGTATCGGGTGTAAATTCATGGCTTTCACTGAAATATCCATCAAGTTTTCCGAATATTGTGGAATCCAGTTTATTCATCTGGGCAATAGTCCTGATTTTATATTCAAGATACGGGTCAAGTTCCTCGATGATTATTACTTTTTTATTATCTGATATAAATTTAACAATAGCACTCTCCGGCAACGGGTTGGTGAATCCTAGTTTCAGGACGCTTATATCAAGGTCATATTCTGAAATAACATCCATTACAGAATTATACGCAGCTCCGGATGCAATTATCCCATATTCTCCGGTACCTTTCCTTATAATTCTATTCATAGGTGATATATCTGATTCTTTTTTCAATTCATGCTCTTTTTCAATAAGCTTCTCTTTGAGTGTGTATGAATTTGAGGGAAGGCAAACAAATTCATGGATGTCCCTGATAAATACGCCTGTATCCGGCTGGCCTTCCCTGATTTTACCCGGTGTCACAGCACCACGCATATGGCTTACTCTCGTAGTAGTTCTGAACAGTACAGGCAACTTAAACTTTTCAGATAGGTCGAAAGCAAGTACAAGAAAATCCTTTGCTTCCTGGGGATTTGAAGGTTCAATCATAGGCACATGTGCAAGGTCTGCGTAATGCCTGTTATCCTGTTCGCTCTGGGAGGAATACATAGAAGGGTCATCTGCTGACATTACTACCATGCCTGCCCTGACGCCCGTGTATGCAATGCTCATGAAAGGGTCAGATGCTACGTTTAAACCAACATGTTTCATAAATACCATTGACCTTTGCCCGGAAATAGATGCTGCAAATGCAGTCTCTATAGCAACCTTCTCATTAATAGAAAATTGAAATTTCATTCCAGATTTGCCTGCTATATGTGACAGTGTGTCTCCCACCTCACTGGACGGAGTGCCCGGATACGTTGTTGCAACTCTAACTCCAGCTTCTACAGCCCCTCTGGCTATAGCCTCATTGCTCAATAAAAAAAGTACCTCATTCTCAGAATTATCCACCATATTAGCATCAAATTTTACCATAACATTACCATCCTATAATGATACATAAACTGAGAATATATAACTATTTAGAATTATATAAATATATACATAAATTTTAAGTTTTATAATACTGTACAAAGATACCCGGGAAGAAGTGAATGCTTATTGGGAAACAGGAAATATACACAGGATATCTAATTGCAAGGTTAAAAGTTAAATATAAATATATACTAATGATGTATGGACACTACTAATGTACTTATTATTGGTGACGCCAACGCCGGAATAATAACGGCAAACAAGTTGAGAATGCATACAGGCAAAGATGTAAATATAACCATTATAGGCAATTCGGAAAAAACATATTTTAAACCTGAAGGTGTACTTATACCTTTCAACGGAATAGATTACAGGGATTCAATCAAGCCTACAGATTTTCTTATAAATTATGGCATTAAAAGAATAAAAGCCATGGCAACCAGGATAGATCCGGCAAACCGGTCTGTCGTGCTGGATAACGGGCAGAAACTTACATATGATTATCTTGTAATAGCTACAGGAGATCGACTTGTCCCGGAAGATGTTCCAGGCTACAACCCTGATGTATACCATTTTTATGATATTGAAAACGTCCTTAGATTAAAGAAAATGTTAAGGGGATTCAAGGGAGGAAAAATTGTTGTTGGGCCTGCAAGCACGCCCTTCCAATGTCCGGTAGCACCAGGTGAATTTATGTTCGGGCTTGACCTTCTCCTGAGAAATAAGGGCATAAGGGAAAATAGTGAATTGTCACTTATTGTGCCCATGAAAGATGTACTGCCATTTAAATCTGTATCAGACTTTGTAAGGAAAGGCTTTGAAGAATATAATATTAATTTTATACCTGATTTCAAAACAGAATATATTGAACCTGAGAAAAATTCTATTGTTTCTTCAAGTGGAGAATCGCTTCAATACGATAAACTGGTGCTCATACCACCGCACAGGGGGCAGAAATTCCTCTCAGATTCGGGCATGGCCGGAGATTCTGGATATGTCGATGTGGATAAATTTACACTGGAATATTCCGATTATGATAATGTTTTCGCCGTTGGCGATGCAGCCAATTTCCCCATGAAAGTTGGGGCACTTGGCCATTCAGAAGCCGCATATGTAGCGGAAAGGATAGCATCAGAATCAGATGGTGTTATCTCGGACACCAAATTCGATGGCTTCATGGGATGTTCCAGTATATATGCGGAACAGCGTGGTTTTACCCTCTCATTTGATTACAATTCAAAACCATCAGTGAATTTCGCTTCAGCGCCGGATTATTTTTTGAAATATATATCAGGAGATACATATTTTTCATCAATAATAAGGGGGATGATATAAATGGCAGGGATAGAAAAGAATGAAAGCAGCAATGTGGATATAGCAGATATTGAGAACGCCATAAAAGAAAATGCCGATGTTGTAATGGCATTTATGAAACTGCTTGAAAAGTTAAAGGGTGCTGGCATCGTGGATGCCCTTAACTCCATAAATGAAAATGTAATACCGGACAATCTTGATTTCTTCGCTAAAGCCTTTACTTCAAAAGATTCAATGGAAACCTTTGCAAGGTCAGGGAACACACTGTTTGCCCTTCTGTTCATGCTGTCAAATCGCAAAATGGCGGATGTTGTAAAGGCAATAGCATTCAATTCACAGGGAATCGCAGAATCCATGGAAGAGGGTGCTTCAAAGCCACAGACACTATCAGCACTCAAACTTCTGGCCATGTTAAAAGACCCGGAGGTATCATCCGGCATTAATGCAGTGATGAATGGTTTGAAGGTGCTTGGAAGTGTACTGCAAAAGTTAGACTGAACGGGCAACATCAAGCAATTCAAGGGCTCCAGACTCATCAAGTTTTGCATTCATATACTCTGTGCTTATCTTCTTTAGCCCTTCATTATATCCATTTATCATAACCGTTATCAATTTTGTTTCATTTTCTTTTCTGAAATAATCCTGCATGTTTACCTTGTCTTCCCCATCGGTGATTATTATTATTGTATTTGTTTCACTTCTAATTTTTGTATCCTGCAAATCTCTAAGAGCGGTCTTAAGTGCGCATTCTATGCATGTTCCTTTGTTTGATTCCACGGTAAGAATATTTTCCACAACGTCGAATGGGCTATTCAGCAGGTCATGCGGCTTGTTGTCAAAGAATCTGAAATAATACTTTCTACCCCTGCTTCTGGCTATCCTGAACAGTGCAAGGGCTACTGACCTTGACCACAGGGTTTTATCGCCCTCATACATGCTTCCACTCTTGTCAAGTAGTACGTAATATGATCCAGGGCTCATTAAGCGTTTTTCCTTTCCAGTAAACCCGTTTATAAGTTTGGAGTAAAAAATTTCATCAGGCATAGCAAGTTCCCTGGAAAGTACATTGGAAATGTGCCTTGTCTTATAATACCCTGCCAGTTCGCCGGTATTGGAAAAAGACCTCATTTTCTTAGTATAGCGGGGCATAATATCTATAAGCTTATTTGCCAGTGTGAGTATCTTATCTGCATTATCCACCTTCATTGCCTTATCCGTGAGGTCAATCAGGCTTTCAACCGACATGCCTTCCTTCTTGCCTATATTCCCTCCAGGGTTTTTGTCCTTAACTATTTTCTCTATTTCGTGTGCCATTTCCACTTTCTTTGATGCACCTTCCATTGATTTTTCAATAGTTTTCTGATCCGGTGCATTGCTTGAATTTCCATTTCTTGGCTGATTTTTTTTGGCATTTTCATTCAGTGCCTTCATGAAGTTTATGCTGTATAGCATGGAAAGCCTGTCATTCAACTGTGTGTATGCCCTTTCCTGCTTAAAGTCCTTTGTTTCAGTAATATACTCCATTCTGAGCCTGACACTTTCCATAAACTCATTCTTATTTTTTTCACTCCTGACTGTAGCCAGGCCAGAATAAAAAAGGAAATACAGGTCAGATGCAGCCGTTTTTATATTGTCTGCTGAGTTTTTATCAAGGTCAATATTAACACGCCTCACCAACCTTTCCTTTGTTATCTTATAGACAGTGCTGGATTGTGGTATTCCATCTATATTGCTTCTGGAGTTCTCCGGCATATAAATCACCTCCCTTTGAGTTTTTCATACCTTGAACCCGCAAATTCCAGGGATGTATTAATTCTATTAACTATATCCTTGTGGTAAGGTGAATTGTCACTTCCAAGTTCAAATTTCATTCTCTCAAGTTTTTTAATGTATATCTCAAGGAGGCTAAGCTGGTCAAGTACAACATTGTACGGCGAGTTTCTGTTTATGGCATTTTCAGTGGACTGGATAAGTGATTTTGTTTCCTCCATGGTGGTTTCAGCTTTCTGTACAATATCGGATTTGTTTTCCAGTTTGGAATCAATAATGGCTGCCTCAATTTTCGGGATGTAATCCTCTGAATCTGCACTGTAACGCATGGCCATTGCAACATCGTTCCCAGTAATCGTTTTCGAATCCATAAGCATACTGAATGCTGCAGCTATTTTTAGAAGTTTTATCTTTCTCCTGTCACTGAGTATCACATCGTTTTCCTCCAGCTGGAATATGGCTTCCATGTAGCGGTCGATTACATCATTATCGGTGCTCCTCAGCGTATCCATCCTTCTAACTGCTTCGGATTGAAGCATTACAACCTCGCCCGTATCCAGCAAAGGCTTTTCCATTGTTTTTCCGGATTCCATGCTTATACCTTTGTCCAGAAGGTCTTTGAGTATAGTGCGTTCAACATACCTATGGAAGATCTTTATCGGATACCTGTCATAAAGTGCCATATCCTCCTCATCATCCGATATTTCATTGCTCGCAGAATAGATGCCAAGGAGGTCAAGGTTAATCATAGTACCACCATTGGGCAACCTGCGATTGAGCATTATGTCAAGAAGCGTATTTCTTATTGCCGAGCTTGATTTGAATATTTCATCCAGAAATACTATATTTGCATCAGGGAGCTTTCCCTTTGTTATGTTCCTGTATTCACCATTTTTCAATGCCGTTATGTCTATAGGCCCAAGCAACTCCTCAGGTTCCGTAAACTTTGTCAATAAATAATAAAAGTAACGGGCATTGATCAGTTTGCTCATTGTATCAATTATAGAAGTTTTTGCCGTACCTGGCGGTCCAACAAGGAGGGTAGGTTCACCTGAGATAAGCCCTGCAAGTACACCGTTTATCACATCCTCCCTTCCCACGAATGTATCTGTAAGATAATTTTTAACTTCAAAGATTTTGTTGATGTTCTTCATGGCTATAACAAATTAAAACGATGTTTTATAAAGTTTTCCTAGCATTTCAGTATTATTGTTTTTTAGTGTCATCCTTGTGGGTATTATCATTATCTGCCTTCAACTTATTATATATCCTTTCAAATGAAAGGTTAGTGTCATTTATAACCTTATCCAC from Ferroplasma acidiphilum carries:
- the iorA gene encoding indolepyruvate ferredoxin oxidoreductase subunit alpha, with the translated sequence MVKFDANMVDNSENEVLFLLSNEAIARGAVEAGVRVATTYPGTPSSEVGDTLSHIAGKSGMKFQFSINEKVAIETAFAASISGQRSMVFMKHVGLNVASDPFMSIAYTGVRAGMVVMSADDPSMYSSQSEQDNRHYADLAHVPMIEPSNPQEAKDFLVLAFDLSEKFKLPVLFRTTTRVSHMRGAVTPGKIREGQPDTGVFIRDIHEFVCLPSNSYTLKEKLIEKEHELKKESDISPMNRIIRKGTGEYGIIASGAAYNSVMDVISEYDLDISVLKLGFTNPLPESAIVKFISDNKKVIIIEELDPYLEYKIRTIAQMNKLDSTIFGKLDGYFSESHEFTPDTVAHSLSRIMGFAVQDVPENKLVLPARPPVLCPGCPHRATYYAVKRAVKMMNKTDTIYASDIGCYSLGLYDPYEEADTMISMGSSIGMANGFAMSTKQKVIAFIGDSTFFHSGIPPLINAVHNKLNMLVMVLDNGTTAMTGQQPNAGENFSPPGDELPPVSIENIARSIGVADVQIVDPYDIKETLKAVTKALRENTLSVIVARRECAILRDKAMQKTHRVITYTVNQDKCGKCMNCVENFACPAISIEGGNIKIDSNICDGCGVCAEPYVCPFKAIEVAQ
- a CDS encoding NAD(P)/FAD-dependent oxidoreductase is translated as MDTTNVLIIGDANAGIITANKLRMHTGKDVNITIIGNSEKTYFKPEGVLIPFNGIDYRDSIKPTDFLINYGIKRIKAMATRIDPANRSVVLDNGQKLTYDYLVIATGDRLVPEDVPGYNPDVYHFYDIENVLRLKKMLRGFKGGKIVVGPASTPFQCPVAPGEFMFGLDLLLRNKGIRENSELSLIVPMKDVLPFKSVSDFVRKGFEEYNINFIPDFKTEYIEPEKNSIVSSSGESLQYDKLVLIPPHRGQKFLSDSGMAGDSGYVDVDKFTLEYSDYDNVFAVGDAANFPMKVGALGHSEAAYVAERIASESDGVISDTKFDGFMGCSSIYAEQRGFTLSFDYNSKPSVNFASAPDYFLKYISGDTYFSSIIRGMI
- a CDS encoding DUF1641 domain-containing protein, encoding MAGIEKNESSNVDIADIENAIKENADVVMAFMKLLEKLKGAGIVDALNSINENVIPDNLDFFAKAFTSKDSMETFARSGNTLFALLFMLSNRKMADVVKAIAFNSQGIAESMEEGASKPQTLSALKLLAMLKDPEVSSGINAVMNGLKVLGSVLQKLD
- a CDS encoding vWA domain-containing protein gives rise to the protein MPENSRSNIDGIPQSSTVYKITKERLVRRVNIDLDKNSADNIKTAASDLYFLFYSGLATVRSEKNKNEFMESVRLRMEYITETKDFKQERAYTQLNDRLSMLYSINFMKALNENAKKNQPRNGNSSNAPDQKTIEKSMEGASKKVEMAHEIEKIVKDKNPGGNIGKKEGMSVESLIDLTDKAMKVDNADKILTLANKLIDIMPRYTKKMRSFSNTGELAGYYKTRHISNVLSRELAMPDEIFYSKLINGFTGKEKRLMSPGSYYVLLDKSGSMYEGDKTLWSRSVALALFRIARSRGRKYYFRFFDNKPHDLLNSPFDVVENILTVESNKGTCIECALKTALRDLQDTKIRSETNTIIIITDGEDKVNMQDYFRKENETKLITVMINGYNEGLKKISTEYMNAKLDESGALELLDVARSV
- a CDS encoding AAA family ATPase, with the translated sequence MKNINKIFEVKNYLTDTFVGREDVINGVLAGLISGEPTLLVGPPGTAKTSIIDTMSKLINARYFYYLLTKFTEPEELLGPIDITALKNGEYRNITKGKLPDANIVFLDEIFKSSSAIRNTLLDIMLNRRLPNGGTMINLDLLGIYSASNEISDDEEDMALYDRYPIKIFHRYVERTILKDLLDKGISMESGKTMEKPLLDTGEVVMLQSEAVRRMDTLRSTDNDVIDRYMEAIFQLEENDVILSDRRKIKLLKIAAAFSMLMDSKTITGNDVAMAMRYSADSEDYIPKIEAAIIDSKLENKSDIVQKAETTMEETKSLIQSTENAINRNSPYNVVLDQLSLLEIYIKKLERMKFELGSDNSPYHKDIVNRINTSLEFAGSRYEKLKGR